Proteins from a genomic interval of Vreelandella profundi:
- a CDS encoding NAD(P)/FAD-dependent oxidoreductase: MARQTVVLGAGMVGVCIAWHLRQRGHEVTLVDRLQPGRETSFGNAGIIQREAVRPYPFPRDAKTLLSVLPNRRIDIRYRPSGMVNAVFPLLRYWMNSAPKAYQKIVPEYASLIQLSLKTHGPMIDAAGADHLVRRQGWLELYRTANKLAARIKDAEEARNLYGVQFEQLDRAALLEKEPSLSDSIIGAIHWLDPWTVADPGALVAAYANAFSQDGGRILQADIESVQQMGERWQVTTACEVIEADDVVVALGPWAGNWLKSLGYHFPTFVKRGYHMHYATQAPAKLNYWLMDAEVGYLLAPMNAGVRLTTGAQLDRLEALADAKQLDAAEKVARHVFPLGERRDAVPWKGARPCLPDMKPVIGPAPRHPGLWLAFGHGHQGFTLGPATGHLLADMMEGKETAIDMAPFRADRF, encoded by the coding sequence ATGGCGCGTCAAACGGTGGTTTTAGGTGCAGGCATGGTAGGTGTCTGTATTGCTTGGCATCTGCGCCAGCGCGGGCATGAGGTCACCCTGGTGGACCGCCTTCAGCCAGGTCGAGAAACGTCATTTGGCAATGCCGGTATTATTCAGCGTGAAGCGGTCAGGCCCTATCCTTTCCCGCGTGACGCCAAAACGCTGCTAAGCGTTCTGCCCAATCGCAGAATAGATATACGCTATCGACCATCGGGCATGGTCAATGCTGTCTTTCCTTTGTTGCGCTACTGGATGAACTCGGCGCCTAAGGCGTACCAAAAAATCGTTCCGGAATACGCATCGCTAATTCAGCTTTCACTAAAAACGCATGGGCCGATGATTGATGCCGCTGGCGCGGATCATTTAGTGCGCCGTCAGGGGTGGCTTGAGCTTTACCGCACAGCCAATAAGTTAGCCGCTCGTATAAAAGATGCTGAAGAGGCGCGAAATCTTTACGGCGTTCAGTTTGAGCAGTTGGATCGGGCTGCCCTTCTGGAAAAAGAGCCCTCGTTGAGCGACAGCATTATCGGTGCTATTCACTGGCTCGATCCTTGGACGGTGGCTGACCCAGGTGCGCTAGTGGCCGCCTATGCAAATGCATTTAGTCAGGATGGCGGGCGCATACTGCAAGCTGATATTGAGTCTGTGCAGCAAATGGGTGAGCGTTGGCAGGTAACGACTGCCTGTGAGGTAATAGAAGCAGATGACGTAGTCGTTGCCCTGGGGCCGTGGGCAGGTAACTGGTTAAAGTCGTTGGGCTATCATTTCCCAACTTTTGTAAAGCGTGGCTACCATATGCATTACGCCACACAGGCACCGGCTAAGCTCAATTACTGGCTAATGGATGCAGAGGTTGGCTACTTGCTCGCGCCAATGAATGCGGGTGTGCGGCTAACAACGGGTGCCCAACTTGACCGCTTAGAAGCGCTGGCTGATGCTAAACAGCTAGATGCTGCAGAAAAAGTAGCCCGCCACGTATTCCCGTTAGGCGAGCGGCGCGATGCAGTTCCTTGGAAGGGCGCCCGGCCTTGTCTTCCCGATATGAAACCAGTCATTGGGCCTGCACCGCGTCACCCCGGCCTATGGCTTGCTTTTGGCCATGGCCATCAAGGATTCACCCTAGGCCCTGCCACGGGACACCTGCTGGCGGATATGATGGAAGGCAAAGAAACGGCTATCGATATGGCGCCGTTTCGTGCGGATCGTTTTTAA
- a CDS encoding peptide chain release factor 3, with translation MKDTHLAREAELRRTFAIISHPDAGKTTITEKMLLFGNAIQLAGSVKSKRNDRHATSDWMKMEQERGISVTTSVMQFPYGGRIVNLLDTPGHEDFSEDTYRTLTAVDSALMIIDGAKGVEDRTIKLMEVCRLRTTPILTFINKMDRDTRDPIEVMDEVETVLNIQCAPMTWPIGMGRHFKGVYHLYNDVIHLYTQGQGSRIPDDKRIQGLHSPEVDAVLGEEQAEELRMEVELVRGASHEFDLEAYRRGDLSPVYFGTAMGNFGVREMLDGFVEYAPPPQAHQTDTRDVIADDERFTGFVFKIQANMDPNHRDRIAFLRVCSGKYEKNMKMRHVRIGKDVKIADALTFMASDRSHVEEAWPGDIIGLHNHGTIQIGDTFTVGEDMRFTGIPHFAPELFKRVRLKDPLKMKALQKGLQQLSEEGATQVFMPMDNNDLILGAVGTLQFDVVAHRLKEEYKVDCLYEGVNVQTARWVYCEDAKKLEEFKRKASTNLAIDGGGYLTYIAPTRVNLQMTQERWPDIRFQPTREH, from the coding sequence ATGAAAGACACTCATTTAGCCCGTGAAGCTGAGCTTCGCAGGACATTCGCTATTATCTCGCACCCTGACGCCGGTAAAACCACTATCACCGAAAAAATGCTGCTGTTTGGAAACGCTATCCAGCTGGCCGGCTCGGTTAAGAGTAAGCGTAATGACCGCCACGCTACCTCGGACTGGATGAAAATGGAGCAGGAGCGGGGTATTTCAGTAACGACCTCGGTGATGCAGTTTCCCTATGGGGGGCGCATCGTCAATCTGTTGGATACGCCCGGGCACGAAGACTTCTCTGAAGATACCTACCGCACGCTAACGGCGGTCGACTCAGCGTTAATGATAATTGATGGTGCCAAAGGCGTTGAAGATCGCACCATCAAGCTTATGGAAGTATGTCGGCTACGCACCACGCCGATCTTAACGTTTATTAATAAGATGGACCGCGATACCCGCGACCCTATTGAGGTCATGGATGAAGTCGAAACGGTGCTGAATATCCAGTGCGCGCCGATGACCTGGCCGATTGGCATGGGGCGCCACTTTAAGGGTGTGTATCATCTTTATAATGACGTTATCCATCTTTACACCCAGGGCCAAGGTAGCCGAATTCCTGATGATAAGCGTATTCAAGGCCTGCATAGCCCCGAGGTAGATGCAGTGCTGGGAGAAGAGCAGGCCGAAGAGCTGCGCATGGAAGTTGAGCTGGTTCGCGGCGCTTCTCATGAATTTGATCTTGAGGCATACCGCCGTGGCGATTTATCGCCCGTTTATTTCGGTACTGCTATGGGCAACTTTGGCGTGCGCGAAATGCTAGACGGTTTTGTTGAATACGCGCCGCCGCCTCAGGCGCACCAAACTGACACGCGTGACGTCATCGCGGATGATGAACGATTTACCGGCTTTGTGTTTAAAATTCAGGCCAACATGGATCCCAATCACCGAGATCGTATCGCCTTCCTGCGGGTATGCTCGGGTAAGTACGAAAAGAATATGAAGATGCGCCACGTGCGTATTGGTAAAGACGTCAAGATTGCCGATGCGCTGACGTTCATGGCGTCTGACCGCTCTCACGTCGAAGAGGCGTGGCCTGGCGACATTATCGGTCTGCACAACCACGGGACTATTCAGATAGGCGATACGTTCACCGTTGGCGAAGATATGCGCTTTACCGGTATTCCTCACTTTGCCCCCGAGCTCTTTAAGCGCGTGCGGTTAAAAGATCCTTTGAAGATGAAAGCGCTTCAAAAGGGCCTGCAGCAGCTGTCTGAAGAGGGCGCAACGCAGGTGTTTATGCCGATGGATAATAACGATCTGATTCTTGGCGCCGTAGGTACTCTGCAGTTTGATGTCGTTGCCCATCGCTTGAAGGAAGAATACAAGGTCGACTGCCTGTACGAAGGGGTCAATGTGCAGACGGCGCGCTGGGTCTACTGTGAAGATGCCAAGAAGTTAGAAGAATTCAAACGTAAGGCCAGTACTAACTTGGCAATCGATGGGGGTGGCTATCTGACCTACATCGCACCAACCCGGGTAAACCTTCAGATGACCCAGGAGCGCTGGCCTGATATCCGCTTCCAGCCTACGCGGGAACACTAG
- a CDS encoding TatD family hydrolase has translation MLVDAHCHLDFPQFDHDRAEVFDVAKAVGVSHFVIPGTTRERWQHVLALAERGDTSVCLGLHPYFMAQHQEEDLAALDQLLIKHLDIVAVGECGIDARFEATIDAQWHYFDAQLRLAERHSLPVVVHCVHANDVVAKRLGQFSLPKAGLIHAFSGSIEQARKFLALGFKLGLGGAVTYERAKRLHRMVKALPDDAFVLETDSPDMPLNGYQGIRNEPSRLVEVCKAVARLRGQTTEQVAAQTSAVAATLFGLSIQP, from the coding sequence ATGCTGGTTGACGCCCACTGCCATCTCGATTTTCCTCAGTTCGATCATGACCGAGCTGAGGTGTTTGATGTCGCGAAGGCGGTGGGAGTCTCGCACTTTGTCATTCCTGGCACGACCCGAGAGCGCTGGCAGCATGTGCTGGCGCTGGCAGAGCGGGGTGATACCTCGGTGTGCTTGGGCTTGCATCCTTACTTTATGGCGCAGCATCAGGAAGAAGATCTTGCCGCTCTTGATCAACTGCTCATTAAGCATCTAGACATCGTGGCGGTGGGCGAGTGCGGGATTGATGCTCGCTTTGAGGCGACTATTGATGCGCAGTGGCACTACTTTGATGCTCAGTTAAGGCTGGCCGAGCGCCACTCGTTGCCGGTTGTGGTGCACTGTGTACATGCTAACGATGTGGTTGCAAAGCGCCTGGGCCAGTTTTCGCTTCCTAAAGCCGGTCTTATTCACGCTTTTTCAGGTTCAATTGAGCAAGCTCGTAAGTTTCTAGCGCTGGGTTTCAAGCTAGGCCTAGGCGGGGCGGTTACTTATGAGCGCGCCAAGCGATTACACCGCATGGTAAAGGCACTGCCCGATGACGCTTTTGTACTCGAAACCGATAGCCCCGATATGCCGTTAAATGGCTATCAAGGCATTCGCAATGAGCCAAGCAGGCTGGTCGAGGTGTGCAAAGCGGTGGCTAGGCTGCGCGGGCAAACAACCGAACAGGTAGCGGCGCAGACCAGCGCTGTCGCCGCAACGCTGTTTGGGTTGAGCATACAGCCTTAG
- a CDS encoding YgfZ/GcvT domain-containing protein: MATVSASNPALGCVRLTHLAALDIKGPDAEKFLQGQTSAQVSLADGRFAPLTCFCTPKGRMLANAQLLRLSNEHFRLLLSTTLVDSLASHLKKFAAFYRAELILQPQLTFIGASEGAQTLADQLGLQLPEHVATHINSEQALSVRCLGETPRFLFCFDSAINGDAVAIQDDDAGRNAWQLEDIRSGLAWLTDAQQDHFLPQMINWEALGGISFKKGCYTGQEVVARAHFRGQVKKRLMRVSVETKTLPEAGASLVNSDDKSVGEVVISAPNSLGGIELLAVMSTKIADEMTPIFLSGSPATLLPLPYAIERVDPEQLAVSLNS, from the coding sequence ATGGCGACCGTTTCCGCTAGCAACCCCGCCCTTGGCTGCGTCCGCCTAACCCATTTAGCGGCACTGGATATAAAAGGTCCCGATGCAGAAAAATTCCTTCAAGGACAAACCAGCGCCCAGGTCAGCCTGGCTGATGGACGTTTTGCACCGCTCACCTGTTTCTGTACGCCAAAAGGGCGAATGCTCGCCAATGCCCAGCTGCTGCGTTTGAGCAACGAGCATTTTCGTCTCCTGCTGAGCACGACATTAGTCGACAGCTTAGCCAGTCATCTTAAAAAATTCGCGGCTTTTTATCGCGCTGAGCTGATTCTCCAGCCTCAGCTAACCTTCATTGGCGCCAGCGAAGGTGCACAGACACTGGCGGATCAGCTCGGCTTGCAGCTTCCCGAACACGTTGCCACCCACATTAACAGCGAGCAGGCGCTCAGTGTGCGCTGCCTGGGTGAGACACCGCGCTTTTTATTCTGTTTCGACAGTGCCATCAACGGCGACGCTGTGGCTATACAGGATGACGATGCGGGCCGCAACGCTTGGCAGCTTGAAGATATTCGCAGCGGCTTAGCGTGGCTAACCGATGCTCAGCAGGACCACTTCCTACCCCAGATGATAAATTGGGAAGCGCTTGGCGGGATTAGTTTTAAAAAGGGCTGCTACACCGGCCAAGAAGTCGTCGCGAGAGCTCACTTCCGGGGCCAGGTTAAAAAGCGCCTTATGCGCGTCAGCGTCGAGACAAAAACGCTTCCAGAAGCAGGCGCCAGCCTGGTGAATAGTGACGATAAATCGGTAGGCGAAGTGGTGATCAGCGCGCCAAACTCGCTAGGTGGCATTGAGCTATTGGCGGTTATGAGCACCAAAATCGCCGACGAAATGACGCCCATCTTTTTGTCAGGATCACCCGCTACCCTTTTACCGCTGCCCTATGCGATTGAACGCGTAGATCCCGAGCAGCTAGCGGTCAGCCTTAACAGCTAA
- a CDS encoding OsmC family protein, which produces MHIPITIISERNNVFRQRIDVDGLEALYADVPAIVGGDGSAPDPHDYFDIALGTCKAITVSMYAKRKEWPLEGITVTVQRDDSQEKKGIYKLDVALTLQGIDDPAQRARLEEISHRCPIQRLMTESTVEVATRLV; this is translated from the coding sequence ATGCATATACCGATTACCATTATCAGTGAGCGCAACAACGTCTTTAGGCAGCGCATAGACGTTGATGGGTTGGAAGCTCTGTATGCCGATGTACCGGCCATTGTTGGCGGTGATGGCAGCGCGCCGGATCCCCATGACTATTTCGATATTGCCTTAGGTACTTGCAAGGCGATCACGGTGTCGATGTACGCCAAGCGAAAAGAGTGGCCGCTTGAGGGAATCACCGTCACCGTGCAGCGAGATGATAGCCAGGAAAAAAAAGGTATCTATAAGTTAGATGTCGCCTTAACGCTGCAGGGTATTGATGACCCGGCTCAGCGCGCCAGACTGGAAGAAATAAGCCATCGTTGCCCCATCCAGCGCCTGATGACTGAGTCCACCGTTGAGGTCGCCACACGCCTTGTTTAG
- the uvrB gene encoding excinuclease ABC subunit UvrB has protein sequence MSKAFRLQSKFQPAGDQPAAIKGLISGLESGLAHQTLLGVTGSGKTFTMANVVEQQQRPTIVMAPNKTLAAQLYGEFKSFFPDNAVEYFVSYYDYYQPEAYVAASDTFIEKDASINDHIEQMRLSATKALLERRDAIIVVSVSAIYGLGDPEQYLKMRLHFSRGELIDQRAFLRRLAELQYTRNDMDFRRGTYRVRGDVIDVFPADSEEEAVRIELFDNEIDTIRMFDPLTGAVHGEVARMTIYPKSHYVTPRETILGAIDDIKGELKERLEWMRKHERLVEAQRLEQRTLYDIEMMLELGYCNGIENYSRYLSGRAPGEPPPTFFDYLPDDALLFIDESHVSVPQVGGMYKGDRSRKETLVEYGFRLPSALDNRPMKFEEWEAISPQTIFVSATPGRYEAEHTGQTVEQVVRPTGLLDPEIEVRPASTQVDDLLSEIGLRTAVGERVLVTTLTKRMSEDLTDYFDEHGIRVRYLHSDIDTVERVEIIRDLRLGKFDVLVGINLLREGLDIPEVSLVAILDADKEGFLRSERSLIQTIGRAARNAHGKAILYGDRITDSMRKAIDETDRRRTKQKEHNEEHGITPTTITRSVADILEAAQAPGKKSSRRRGNERKVAESAADYDITSMNKHDLVGAINKLEDAMFEAAQNLEFEEAARLRDQLHQMKEQQLVVG, from the coding sequence ATGAGCAAAGCCTTTCGATTGCAGTCTAAATTTCAGCCTGCTGGCGATCAGCCCGCCGCTATTAAAGGGCTGATTAGTGGCCTGGAATCAGGGCTTGCCCATCAGACGCTGCTCGGGGTTACGGGGTCGGGTAAAACCTTCACCATGGCAAATGTGGTGGAACAGCAGCAGCGCCCAACGATTGTCATGGCGCCGAATAAGACGCTCGCTGCCCAGCTTTACGGTGAGTTTAAGTCTTTTTTCCCTGATAACGCGGTCGAGTATTTTGTCTCCTACTACGATTATTATCAGCCTGAAGCCTATGTGGCGGCATCCGATACGTTTATCGAGAAAGATGCATCGATTAATGACCATATTGAGCAGATGCGTCTTTCAGCCACTAAGGCACTGCTTGAGCGCCGTGATGCGATCATTGTGGTGTCCGTGTCGGCTATTTATGGGCTGGGTGATCCCGAGCAATACCTGAAAATGCGTCTTCATTTCTCCCGCGGTGAACTGATTGACCAGCGCGCATTTTTACGCCGTTTGGCGGAGCTTCAGTACACTCGCAATGATATGGATTTTAGGCGTGGCACTTACCGCGTTCGTGGCGACGTTATTGATGTGTTCCCCGCTGATTCTGAAGAAGAGGCGGTGCGAATCGAGCTGTTCGACAATGAAATTGACACGATTCGCATGTTTGATCCACTCACCGGTGCCGTCCATGGCGAGGTGGCGCGAATGACCATCTACCCAAAATCGCACTACGTTACCCCACGGGAAACGATTTTAGGCGCCATCGATGACATTAAAGGGGAGCTCAAAGAGCGTTTAGAGTGGATGCGCAAGCACGAACGATTGGTGGAGGCACAGCGTTTGGAACAGCGTACGCTTTACGATATAGAAATGATGCTTGAGCTCGGTTATTGCAACGGCATTGAAAACTACTCGCGTTACCTTTCCGGGCGTGCCCCGGGCGAGCCGCCGCCGACCTTCTTTGACTACTTGCCAGACGACGCGCTGCTGTTTATCGATGAATCTCACGTCAGCGTACCGCAGGTCGGTGGGATGTATAAAGGCGATCGCTCGCGTAAAGAAACACTGGTCGAGTACGGTTTTCGACTGCCCTCTGCGCTGGATAATCGGCCCATGAAGTTTGAAGAGTGGGAGGCGATTTCACCGCAAACTATTTTTGTCTCCGCCACCCCTGGTCGTTATGAAGCCGAGCATACCGGTCAAACGGTTGAGCAAGTGGTGCGCCCCACCGGCCTGCTCGATCCTGAAATTGAGGTGCGCCCAGCCAGCACTCAGGTAGACGATCTGCTCTCCGAGATTGGGCTGCGAACCGCCGTGGGTGAGCGCGTGCTGGTCACCACGCTGACTAAGCGTATGTCAGAAGATCTGACGGATTACTTTGATGAGCACGGCATTCGAGTGCGTTACTTACACTCTGATATCGACACCGTGGAGCGAGTAGAGATTATCCGCGATTTGCGCTTGGGTAAGTTTGACGTGCTGGTGGGTATCAACCTGTTACGAGAAGGTCTTGATATTCCTGAAGTTTCGCTTGTGGCAATTTTGGATGCCGATAAAGAGGGCTTCTTACGCTCTGAGCGCTCGTTGATACAGACTATCGGCCGCGCTGCCCGTAATGCTCATGGTAAAGCTATTTTGTACGGTGATCGTATTACCGACTCAATGCGCAAGGCCATTGATGAAACGGACAGGCGGCGCACTAAGCAAAAAGAGCATAACGAAGAGCATGGCATTACGCCGACAACGATCACTCGTTCGGTCGCCGATATTCTTGAAGCGGCGCAAGCGCCCGGTAAGAAAAGCAGCCGCCGACGTGGTAATGAGCGCAAAGTCGCTGAGTCAGCCGCTGATTATGATATCACCAGCATGAATAAGCATGATCTAGTTGGTGCGATTAACAAGCTTGAGGATGCAATGTTTGAAGCAGCGCAAAACCTCGAGTTTGAAGAGGCCGCGCGTCTTCGCGACCAGCTGCATCAAATGAAAGAACAGCAATTGGTTGTGGGATAG
- the nei gene encoding endonuclease VIII, protein MPEGPEIRRAADRVQQQIGEREIDAAWFAFPELAEQASSLVGTRVSRVDTWGKAMLIRFSDRRVLYSHNQLYGVWKLHDAHQPPDTKRTLRVRLTAQDRCASLYSASDISLWHEDNLAQHPFLSRLGPDLLSQEVTAEAVQQRLNLKQFHKRSLGALLLDQGLVAGLGNYLRSEILFFAQLSPKTRPVDLSPAQQLMLAQCIIETTLQTYQTAGITNRDAWIKQAKTAGESRRQWRFAVFDRAGLQCHRCGEVIQRIMVGSRRLYHCPRCQSN, encoded by the coding sequence ATGCCGGAAGGACCCGAAATTCGCCGTGCGGCGGACCGTGTACAACAGCAGATAGGTGAGCGTGAAATAGACGCCGCTTGGTTTGCTTTCCCCGAGCTTGCTGAGCAGGCCTCATCTCTTGTGGGTACGCGTGTTTCGCGGGTTGATACGTGGGGCAAGGCGATGCTGATCCGATTTAGTGATCGGCGCGTGCTGTATTCGCACAATCAGCTATACGGTGTCTGGAAGCTGCATGATGCCCATCAGCCGCCTGATACAAAGCGCACGCTGCGCGTCAGATTGACGGCGCAAGACCGCTGCGCAAGCCTTTACAGTGCCTCTGATATTTCCCTTTGGCACGAAGATAATCTTGCTCAGCATCCGTTTTTATCTCGGCTGGGGCCTGATTTACTCAGCCAGGAAGTCACTGCTGAGGCCGTGCAGCAACGCCTAAATCTTAAACAGTTCCATAAGCGCAGTTTAGGCGCGCTGCTGCTTGATCAGGGTCTGGTGGCAGGGCTGGGTAACTATCTGCGCTCGGAGATTTTGTTTTTTGCCCAGCTTTCGCCCAAAACGCGCCCGGTAGATTTATCGCCAGCGCAGCAGTTGATGCTGGCGCAGTGCATTATTGAAACGACGCTTCAAACGTATCAAACGGCAGGCATTACCAATCGTGATGCTTGGATTAAGCAGGCCAAGACCGCCGGTGAGTCACGTCGACAGTGGCGCTTTGCGGTATTTGACCGTGCCGGGCTGCAATGTCATCGCTGCGGTGAGGTCATTCAGCGGATCATGGTAGGTTCAAGGCGGCTGTATCATTGTCCTCGCTGCCAGTCGAACTAG
- a CDS encoding fumarate hydratase has translation MTVIRQDDVIQSVADALQYISYYHPKDFIDAMAAAYEREENPAAKDAIAQILINSRMCATGHRPICQDTGIVTVFVHVGMNVTWEAEMSLDDMVNEGVRRAYLLPDNILRASVLADPDGKRANTKDNTPAIIHHSIVPGDSVDIHVAAKGGGSEAKSKFAMLNPSDSVVDWVMEQLPKMGAGWCPPGMLGIGIGGTAEKAMLIAKEALLDPIDIQDLQARGPSNRAEELRLEIFDKVNKSGIGAQGLGGLTTVLDIKVRDYPTHAANKPVAIIPNCAATRHVHFTLDGSGPATLEAPKLEDWPEITREAGENVKRVNLDTVTPAEVKTWQPGDTLLLNGKLLTGRDAAHKRMIDMLAKGEPLPVDMKGRFIYYVGPVDPIGDEVVGPAGPTTATRMDKFTRTMLEETGLLGMVGKAERGQTAIDAIRDNEAVYLMAVGGSAYLVAQAIKKSRIVGFEDLGMEAIYEFEVEDMPVTVAVDSQGTSVHQTGPAKWKEIIAQSA, from the coding sequence ATGACCGTGATTCGCCAGGACGACGTTATTCAAAGCGTTGCCGATGCTCTGCAGTACATCTCTTACTATCATCCTAAAGATTTTATTGACGCCATGGCGGCCGCCTATGAGCGTGAAGAGAATCCCGCTGCGAAAGATGCCATTGCGCAAATTCTGATTAATTCACGCATGTGTGCCACAGGGCACCGTCCGATTTGTCAGGATACTGGTATTGTCACCGTGTTCGTTCACGTGGGTATGAACGTGACGTGGGAAGCGGAAATGAGCCTGGATGACATGGTGAACGAAGGTGTTCGTCGTGCTTACTTGCTGCCTGACAATATCTTACGTGCCTCGGTCCTGGCGGATCCAGACGGCAAACGCGCCAACACGAAAGACAACACGCCGGCCATTATTCATCACTCAATTGTGCCAGGCGACAGCGTCGATATTCATGTGGCCGCGAAGGGCGGTGGTAGTGAGGCCAAGTCTAAATTCGCCATGCTGAACCCCTCGGATAGCGTTGTGGACTGGGTGATGGAGCAGCTGCCCAAGATGGGTGCCGGCTGGTGCCCGCCCGGCATGCTGGGTATTGGCATTGGCGGTACTGCTGAAAAAGCCATGCTAATTGCTAAAGAAGCGCTGCTTGATCCTATCGATATTCAGGATCTACAGGCCCGCGGCCCCAGCAACCGTGCTGAAGAGCTACGCTTAGAGATATTTGATAAGGTCAATAAAAGTGGTATTGGCGCGCAGGGGTTAGGTGGTTTAACGACGGTCTTGGATATTAAAGTGAGAGACTATCCAACGCATGCGGCTAACAAGCCGGTTGCGATTATTCCCAACTGCGCGGCCACTCGCCATGTCCACTTTACGTTGGATGGCTCTGGCCCAGCCACGCTAGAAGCGCCGAAGCTTGAAGATTGGCCAGAAATCACCCGTGAAGCAGGCGAGAACGTCAAGCGTGTTAATCTCGACACTGTTACTCCTGCCGAAGTCAAAACGTGGCAGCCGGGCGATACGCTGCTATTGAACGGCAAACTGTTAACTGGCCGTGACGCGGCGCATAAGCGCATGATTGATATGCTGGCTAAAGGCGAGCCCTTGCCGGTTGATATGAAAGGGCGGTTTATCTATTACGTCGGGCCGGTTGATCCGATTGGCGACGAAGTGGTTGGCCCCGCAGGGCCCACCACGGCAACACGGATGGATAAATTTACCCGCACAATGCTGGAAGAAACCGGCTTGCTCGGCATGGTCGGTAAGGCAGAGCGTGGCCAAACGGCCATTGATGCCATTCGCGACAACGAAGCGGTTTATCTAATGGCGGTTGGCGGGTCTGCTTATCTCGTCGCCCAGGCGATTAAAAAATCGCGGATAGTGGGTTTTGAAGATTTGGGCATGGAAGCTATTTACGAATTTGAAGTTGAAGATATGCCTGTCACCGTTGCTGTGGATAGCCAGGGAACATCGGTGCATCAAACGGGGCCGGCTAAGTGGAAAGAAATTATTGCCCAGTCTGCTTAG
- the cls gene encoding cardiolipin synthase, with translation MASWLLGTSILLIHLLGIVSAIMALMSSRTSQGAVAWIISLLTFPYVALPAYWFFGRPRFYGYVSARGQRDTVLRRILVRYRANVQPYVAPSSNADIQAVEQLAMMPLTRGNRATLLVDGQATFESLFEGIDRAEDYVLIQFFIVRNDALGQRLLSHLQRAAKRGVRVYFLYDEVGSRKLNEGYLGDLTREGASVSAFRSSRGFKHRFQLNFRNHRKVTVVDGKEGWVGGLNVGIEYLGEDPRQGAWRDTHLKLQGPSVLGLQEAFWEDWHWATDEVISLNWIADTSSSTDHHVVIVPSGPADRQDTASLLVQQVIHSAKQRLWVTSPYFVPDQGVQDALRLAAMRGVDVRVMIPERPDHLLVFLSAFSFLPDMLRAGVKIYRYLPGFLHQKVMLVDDEAATVGTINLDNRSFRLNFEITAFIPSPEFAASVAVMLENDFEQCRRVTMDEINQRSMWMKVVSRAAYLTAPVQ, from the coding sequence ATGGCCTCCTGGTTATTAGGGACCAGCATTTTATTGATACATCTGTTAGGCATCGTCTCGGCCATCATGGCGCTGATGTCTAGCCGCACCTCTCAAGGGGCGGTAGCGTGGATTATATCGCTGCTGACCTTTCCCTATGTGGCACTTCCCGCCTATTGGTTTTTTGGTCGGCCGCGGTTTTACGGCTATGTATCAGCACGCGGGCAGCGTGACACAGTGCTGCGCCGGATCTTGGTTCGTTACCGCGCCAATGTTCAGCCCTATGTGGCGCCATCAAGTAATGCTGATATCCAAGCCGTCGAACAGCTGGCGATGATGCCGTTAACGCGCGGTAATCGGGCGACGCTATTGGTCGACGGGCAGGCTACGTTTGAGAGCCTGTTTGAGGGCATTGACCGCGCTGAAGACTATGTGTTGATACAGTTTTTTATCGTGCGCAACGACGCGCTAGGCCAGCGTTTGTTGAGTCATCTGCAGCGAGCGGCTAAGCGTGGCGTAAGGGTTTATTTTCTTTATGATGAGGTAGGTAGCCGCAAATTAAATGAAGGCTACTTGGGCGATTTAACGCGTGAGGGCGCGTCAGTCAGTGCCTTTAGGTCGTCACGGGGATTTAAACATCGATTTCAGCTCAACTTCCGCAACCACCGCAAAGTCACGGTCGTTGACGGTAAAGAGGGCTGGGTAGGTGGTTTAAACGTAGGTATCGAATACCTGGGTGAGGATCCGCGACAAGGTGCTTGGCGCGACACGCATTTAAAACTACAGGGCCCTAGCGTGCTGGGCTTGCAGGAAGCCTTCTGGGAAGACTGGCATTGGGCAACGGACGAAGTGATTAGCCTGAACTGGATAGCCGATACGTCATCATCAACCGATCATCATGTCGTTATAGTGCCTTCGGGTCCCGCTGACCGTCAGGACACCGCCAGCCTGTTAGTACAGCAGGTGATTCATAGTGCAAAACAGCGCCTTTGGGTCACTAGCCCTTATTTTGTACCTGACCAAGGCGTCCAGGATGCACTGCGGTTAGCGGCGATGCGCGGTGTAGACGTGCGGGTGATGATTCCTGAGCGACCAGACCATCTATTAGTATTTTTATCAGCGTTTTCATTCCTGCCGGATATGTTAAGAGCAGGTGTTAAAATATACCGTTATCTACCTGGGTTTCTACATCAGAAAGTAATGCTTGTAGATGATGAGGCGGCCACGGTTGGGACTATCAATTTAGATAATCGCTCGTTTCGATTAAATTTTGAAATCACTGCATTCATACCAAGCCCCGAATTTGCTGCCAGCGTCGCGGTAATGCTAGAAAATGATTTTGAGCAGTGCCGACGTGTGACAATGGATGAAATTAATCAGCGTTCAATGTGGATGAAAGTGGTGTCGCGCGCGGCTTACTTAACGGCGCCAGTACAATAA